A portion of the Falco naumanni isolate bFalNau1 chromosome 9, bFalNau1.pat, whole genome shotgun sequence genome contains these proteins:
- the LOC121094143 gene encoding alpha-1-acid glycoprotein 1-like, with amino-acid sequence MLATLTLLLGLPLTLATEPPTCAPLVPVTFDNSTIPGLLGHWIYISGASRYPPHLAELKALKHASFSIFPSSHEDELNTIEVLRLNETCVVKNVSKIHVFWHNSTLMHVDEQTVSVAKVIQSDKDLLILKHISHDFTSLSLSARTPNVSKEHLEEFKAQLHCLGFTEEEIFSTSEKDACPGEETGEGNTDPQPE; translated from the exons ATGCTGGCCACCCTCAccctcctcctggggctgccgCTCACCCTTGCCACCGAGCCCCCCACCTGCGCCCCGCTCGTCCCGGTCACCTTCGACAACTCCACCATCCCTGGG ctcctgggacaCTGGATCTACATTTCTGGTGCCTCCAGGTACCCGCCTCACCTGGCAGAGCTGAAAGCGCTGAAACACGCGAGTTTTTCCATCTTCCCCAGCAGCCATGAGGACGAGCTCAATACCATCGAAGTCCTGAGACT GAATGAGACGTGCGTGGTGAAGAACGTCAGCAAGATCCACGTCTTTTGGCACAACTCCACCCTGATGCACG TCGATGAGCAGACGGTTTCCGTAGCCAAAGTGATCCAAAGTGACAAAGACCTGCTGATCCTGAAGCACATCAGCCATGACTTCACGAGCCTGAGCCTGTCGG CCCGGACACCCAACGTGAGCAAGGAGCACCTGGAGGAGTTCAAAGCCCAGCTGCACTGCCTGGGCTTCACAGAGGAGGAGATTTTCTCCACTTCTGAAAAG GATGCCTGTCCCGGCGAGGAGACGGGCGAAGGCAACACGGATCCACAGCCGGAGTAA